A portion of the Arcobacter sp. CECT 8983 genome contains these proteins:
- a CDS encoding OadG family protein, translating into METNLIAEAVKFMVLGMGIVFLFLIVMVYALKLQAKIIGKYFPEKSTPVPTKPTVTTGAKNINETAKIAAVVAAVQHHKNLKG; encoded by the coding sequence ATGGAAACAAACTTAATTGCGGAGGCAGTAAAGTTTATGGTCTTAGGAATGGGGATAGTATTCTTGTTCTTGATCGTAATGGTCTATGCTTTAAAACTGCAAGCAAAAATCATAGGGAAGTATTTTCCAGAGAAAAGTACACCAGTACCTACAAAGCCCACAGTAACTACAGGGGCGAAAAATATAAACGAAACTGCAAAGATAGCGGCTGTAGTAGCAGCTGTTCAACATCATAAAAATCTAAAAGGTTAA